DNA sequence from the Nitrospinota bacterium genome:
ATATTTCTCACCGGCACCAGGATCATTTTGACATCCGCACCCTGGCTTATCTTGCTGACGATTCCGGCATATTGGCTCCAGACGCAGTGGTTCTGGCTCCCCGTGATGAGATTCTGCTTGAGGTTTTAAGCGAACTGGAATTCAAAAATGTGATCGTGGTGGAAGATTTTAAAACACTGGAGATCAAGGGGTTAACTCTAACTCCCACACCTTCTTTGAATC
Encoded proteins:
- a CDS encoding MBL fold metallo-hydrolase, whose translation is MNVTLISHACLLIQSRDTTVLTDPVFFDYLWEECNIQCPSIDLDRSKMPKVDVLNISHRHQDHFDIRTLAYLADDSGILAPDAVVLAPRDEILLEVLSELEFKNVIVVEDFKTLEIKGLTLTPTPSLN